In the genome of Corallococcus soli, the window GGCGGACTTGCGCACTTCGGCCGCCTGCCGCTCCAGGTCCTCGATGAGCCGGTCGAACGTGGCCAGCGGATCCACGGACGCCGGGGGCGTCTTCTTGCGTTTGAGGAAGCCGAACATGGCGCGTGTCCTGGCCCGCAGCCTACCCGAACGGGCGGCAGAGCAGTCTCACCCGTTCCAGGGCGGCCACCACCGGGGGCGCGCCGCCGGACAGCACCGAGAGGTAGCGGGCGGGCGTCAGTCCATAGACGGACAGCAGGTGCTGCAGCAGCACCACGCTCTCCGTCGCGCGCCGGTCCGTGGGCGCCAGCGACGCGGCCTCCCCCACCGCCTCAAGGATGTCCGCCACGCGCGCGGCCAGGTCCGCGCCGGCGGCCTCCACCCCGGGGGACGGCGCCTGCGCGGCCGGGAAGAGCGCGTCGAAGGAGGCCTCCACCGCCACGCCGGCCTGGGGCACGCGCCCCGCCGCCACCGCCTCCAGGGCGTCCAGGTGCGGGCCCAGCGCCTCCAGCGCCTCCAGCGTGGCGGGCACGTCGCGCGGCAGCAGCGTGCGCCAGGGCGTGTCGAACTCGGTGCGCGCCCAGCGGATCTCCTCGTCGGAGAGCGGGTGGTAGAAGGCGCGGCCCCCGGCGGCGCGCTGTTCGAGCACCAGGGACTTGAGGTCGGCGTTCTCCTCGCCCAGGGAGATGAAGCTCAGCGCGATGTCCAGGGCGCCCATCGGCGCGCGGGTGCGGCGGATGAGGTCCAGGTCCACGCGGTCCTCGCCGTCGGTGATGAGCACCACCGTGGCGCGGGCCAGGTACGGGTCCCTGCCCTGCGCGGCGCGGATGGAGTCGAACGCGGACAGGAGGGCCAGGGAGATGTCCGTCTGCCCCTCGGCGGGCGAGTCGCGGAAGAGCTTCTCAATCTGCCGCGTCGCCTCCGCGGCGGTGTCCACGCGGGCCAGCTCCGTGGGCACGTCGTTGAAGAAGCTGAAGTAGAGCGGATCAAAGGCCTCGTCGCGCCGTGCCTTGACGCGGAGGTTGTTGAGCTCCGCGATGATGAGCGCATCCCGGAAGCGCGCCCGCGCGCCATGCATGGAGCCGGACGCGTCACAGACGTAGACGCGCACGGCGGTGCGCTTCACCTTGCGGGGCTTGGGCGGAGGCGCGTCGTCCAGGTAGGTGCGCACCAGCTGCCGGTGCGCGGCCAGGTCCTGGAGGATCCGCCGCGGGTCGGTGATGACGAACTGGTGGATCTCGTCCAGGCTCCCCGTCGTGGAGAACGACATCGTCTGCGTCGGATAGGGCACCTGGCGCGGGACCGCTCGCGCGGCGGCGGCGTTCGACTCGACGATCTCCTCGGTAAGCGAATCCTCCACGTCGAAGAAGCGCGCGCA includes:
- a CDS encoding vWA domain-containing protein; amino-acid sequence: MLARRLTPLRQRLDGLRQPAAPGRSAPAWSWPFGRKVKGPEDLSLPVLVALDRELDRVGIHTAADARLLLALGAQRGRAGVLAQGLAGRAAQALEEFEEALRRVEKAHRAGALPAGALTSLDRGFVRLARAVKVADLFGRPLEPLEEEAPFEIFERPPEPDRQRPPVSARLAIAELLATRARENVIDLVQKRRDLDLAHELLLRLGTDADRARSLALRNDVAEARERVREVPPTRSLEALVRGVRETAHKDPRGAYRSLQGLYERALEAGDAELASRARGALTPLLPPEPRLTRMVEEAEAQSLVRWLGEADDAAEDGDGQEEDAPDERLADLAFSLQPEQLATFDLAAGCARFFDVEDSLTEEIVESNAAAARAVPRQVPYPTQTMSFSTTGSLDEIHQFVITDPRRILQDLAAHRQLVRTYLDDAPPPKPRKVKRTAVRVYVCDASGSMHGARARFRDALIIAELNNLRVKARRDEAFDPLYFSFFNDVPTELARVDTAAEATRQIEKLFRDSPAEGQTDISLALLSAFDSIRAAQGRDPYLARATVVLITDGEDRVDLDLIRRTRAPMGALDIALSFISLGEENADLKSLVLEQRAAGGRAFYHPLSDEEIRWARTEFDTPWRTLLPRDVPATLEALEALGPHLDALEAVAAGRVPQAGVAVEASFDALFPAAQAPSPGVEAAGADLAARVADILEAVGEAASLAPTDRRATESVVLLQHLLSVYGLTPARYLSVLSGGAPPVVAALERVRLLCRPFG